The Elaeis guineensis isolate ETL-2024a chromosome 5, EG11, whole genome shotgun sequence DNA segment AATGTCTTCTTAATCATCACTCTTTCTTAGCATTGTTGGCCACGCTTTGTCCTGTTAATCTATCACGTTATACCACAAACTATATAGATTAGTTTAAGACATAAATCAATTTGATATGAAATATTCTTGACATTTGTTACAACTGTTCTCATTGTCCATAATTGCAGCTATTACATATAGGAAAAGATACATGTATTAATTATATCGCACCCTTTGTATTTTCTTCCATGGTCACTAGTGCTGGTTATCAATCTAATCGATGATTCTAACAATCTTGTCATTGATATCAATGAACTATGCTTTTAATGCATGACATGATGCTACTTctcttaacattttttttttatttttttatttttaatgaacaCAGCTAATTGGTTAAACTACTCTGCTGGCCTTCAATATAGACTTCAGATGACATTGTGCCACTGGGTTTatgttgtttttctttctttctttcttttttgttttttggaaATCCGGAAGGAATACACTCCGGATTTCAAAATATAAATGTTCTAGTCTAGGCCTCAATGTGACATACCTTAAATACAGAATAGTGATTTATATCGAAAAGCATACATATTAGTGTAATACTGAAATTGCACGCCCATGGAATTCACTCTACAATAATCATCTTTAAACAAAAAGGTAGCATCCAATCTTGAGTAACATGAACTCAAGTTTTCAGCAAATCACACAATTCTGAAAGTTTTCTTGGCTTGAGCATGATGGGAAGATCCTTGGATGGATATGGCATTGGTTGGTATGTGATCGACTCATCAGGGATTAGCTGAGACCACTCAAAGTTGGTGATTAAGTGGTGCATTGTAACTAAAGCTTCAATTCTAGCAAACTCATTGCCTATGCACTTGCGATGTCCTGCTCCAAAGGGAATGTAAGCGAATGGTGGAATTGGTTTTGATAGATTCTCAAAACGAGATGGATCAAAATTGTTAGGATCTTCGAAGATATCCTTGTTCATGTGGGTTCCACTAGCTTCCCATAATATCTgtcgaaaaataaaataaataactcAGCCAAATACATGATATATGGcttatttttccttttcttccttttttttttcctttttttcctctcttctcgGGGGAATGGAAAAGGAGATAATGGTGGTACCTGCCATCCCTTGGGAATATCACAGCCTTCAAAGCTGATGTCTTTGAGGGTTTTTCTGAAGTTGCCAAACACTGGGGGAACCATCCTCATTAGCTCCTGCGCAACCCTCCATGTGTATCTCATCTTTTGGACTTCACTCCATGAGAGCTTACCTTGTGTTTCATCCTCTCTCTCCCTTACAATTCCCATTTGCTCTAGCATAAGGAAGGAAAAATAACATTAGTTAAAACTAATTTTTCCTCTGGTCAGCTTGTGTTTAAATATCTCATTCTTAAAACTTCTTTTTTCAGAAAAAACTTGTTCTTAAAACATGACTCCAAAAAATGCCCCAAAGTTTTTCTCTTAAGTATATATTTTAttcataataatttaaatgaaatgCAGCATATATAAAACCTAAACAAATCAGAGCTAGTCTAACATGTACATAGATGAGAAGTGGAAGGACAGATTCTATGTAACCACGAAGTGTTCGATTACCTTCCCAAACCTTGTTATAGATCTTAGAGTCTCTAGCCAGCTTCCAGACCATCAAACTCAAAAGGGTTGCTGTTGTATCATGACCTGCGATTAATAATGCAACGAAGGTATCTACTACGGCCTCCTCACCAAATGGCTCGTTGTTCTCATCCCTTAATGTGAGCAAGGAAGAAATTATGTCATCTTTGGGAGTCACAGTCCCCTCTATAAGTTGCTCCTTTCTTCTCTGCAGGACAGGCAACATGCACTCGGTGATTCGAGATCTTGCCTGCAAAGCTTGGTGATAGGTTGTCCCTGGGAGACTGAGAGGAAAAGCCCACAAGCCTTTGAAGGTTTTGGAGAAGTCCTCAAAGAAAGCTTCATTTGTGGACTCATGGTGCAATCCAAATAGGAGGCTGCATGTTACCTTAAACGTGAGCTTTCTCATGAACGGTACCGCCAAAATGGTGTTTTTCCCTTTTGTTTCACCAAGCAGTAGGTGTTTAACTAAAACATCCATACGCCCAATGTAGTCTTGAAGATTTTCTGGTCTTAGGAAGCTCATTAATGCACCCTTCATTATTTTATACCTGCAGACAATGCACCAAAAatgataataattaataattggaCAAATTAGATAAGTTTCATAAATATTTTGATATTGCTAAGTAGCAGTTAATCCATAGAATGTCAGTATAATGGAAAGTAATCACATGGCGCTTCCCAAAATTAATTGTCTTTTGAGGGTGGGATAAGGATTGCTCCACTGATGTTAGCTAGCTCGGACGGGACAACAAAACAGAGTTCAAATGGTGAACATCCAAGAGGCTGCAATTGAATTGCAGAATATGCTCCTATCAACTCAACTGTAGCACTAGTACCTTACAGTTCAAAATACAGCAGAAATAATAAAGGTGTGATCTAGTCAGAAGAGGAAataatagaattaaaaaaaaaaagggaggtaaACGGAAAAGGACTAATGACTCCACCATCAGTTTAGTTGGCTTTCATTCCCAACTACAATCTTTttacaaaaaaggaaaaaaaaaaagattggttGAGGTTTGTATATTAATTGTTTAGATAgtatcaacatgaaaatatcctcTTGGAGTCTAGATATCTCAAATTTAGGCATAAACTTGATGATCTTGTTCTGCAACACAGTCATCCatagtatgtatatatgtatatgataaatatatatgtacacatatatatgtatgcatgtatgtatgtatatgtatatatatgtatttatgtgtatacatgcattcatgtatgtatgtacgtatgcatGTATGTGGCGCGCGTGtgtagatagagagagagagagagaaagagagaggctaACTTAGCCACTCAAATTTTATTGGATCGGTATATGTTATTTCCAAAATTGTTGAGGTATATGATAAATATATTGATATGTGTGCATGTATCCATATCCATTCTCTCCAAAGTATATATATCTGGGTATATTCTGCGGATAAAAACCAGCATTTGTTACCTCATGCCTGTGAGCTCAACGAAATTCTGGCTCCCGGTGACTCTTACGACTGAAGGCGGCTGTTTCATGCTGAGGACCTCGCCGCCGCAGCTGAACACAAACTTGTTGCCGGCTCGGCCAGTGATAACCACGGTGGGGCAGCCCATGAGGGAGGTCTTGAACACAGGGCCGTGCTTCGCCACCCTCCTCTGTATCCACTCACTGCCCTTGTTCTCCCTCAGAGCCCTCACAAAGCTCCATGACTCGCCTACCACCGGGAAGCCAAACGATCCCGGAGGAACGTTCTTTCCGGCGAGGTCCCTTCGACGGCGACAACCAAAGAAGTAACGGTAGGAGGAAGCCAAAGTGACAACAATTAAGATGAGGGAAGGCAGTCCAAGGTTGCAGAGTTGGAATGGTGTCAACATGGTGGCTGGTGGAGCAGAAAAATGATCACAGTTGTAGTTGTGGTGCAGCCCAACACCATGTATATAGAGGCAACCAGACATGATCACCTCCGGTAAGTGTAACTGAGCTTTTAAGCTACCTCATCCTAGCAAGTTCAGGGCACTGGCACGACACCTAGCCATTGGGAGGAAACTATTTGGAGGGCCCCGTGGCCATCCACCACCAAGAAGAAAAGATATATATCATTAGATGCTAAAATGCTGTACTGCCAACACCTTGTCTGAGGTGAATGATGGGGACACGGTAGGAATCTATGAAAATCTTCAAGGCGACTTTTCTCAAGCCACGCTTTCACAAACTAGAGATTGTGTATCTAATTTGTGGCAGACCTGATCATTACATCTATATGAGTGAAGGAATCCTATGAGACTGTGCTTGTCCCGAGTGGTAGGCCGATCAGCCAATTTCTGTTAATCTACAACAATAATTAGATTATGACCAATGCGAGCGTACATGTCCTTCACAAGTCTAAATCTTACTTCCAATCTCATCTCCAATCATTAATTAGATCATCGAGTTATATGAGGTCATAGGGTTTGCCATCCGTATGGAGTTTCAGATTTGTTGGGACAGATTTTCGTTACTTAGCCGACTATCATGTCTTCTCGTCCATGAGCCGATTAAGGAAACTACATCGACGGACCAACAATCAATCTGATCTTGTTATACAAAATTTTCTCCTAGCCGGATAGACGTCGGGCGTCATTGCTGACATCCAGCCGAAGGGATGGACGTCCCGATCAGTCGGCACTATCCTGATTAAAATTAATGTGCCTCCCACGACTGCTCGGCCTACAACCGACTTAATGATTGGTTAACAATCGACTATACCAAATGAAGATATGATATCTCGATAATTCCATTCTACCGAATCAGACAATATCGATCTCTATCGACTGCCTATCAGAGTAGAACCACAACAAGATTTAATATCGATAGTTTAgtaacaaattaatacaataaatcTACATATAGACCGTGGTGCTTGACAGGGGCGGCTGAAGGGCAAGACCACCGAAGCCCTTGCCTTAGGCTCCCGCCCCCAGGAGGCCCCTCGCTCGCGTGCATCCGGCATCGCGGTCCAGCCTCCGCCTCCCGCCTCCGGCGTCTCGGTCCAGGCGTCCAGCCTCCGCCTCCGGCGTCCCGGTCCACCCCCCGGCCTCCACCGAtaagtttctttatttttttttgtttttcgacaCTCCTCCTCCACTCCGGTTGTGCGTCGGGCCGGCGGCCCACCGATCCGCCTTCGTTTCTCGAAAGCCGGAGCCCGAAAGAAGGCTCCTCTCTGGTCCCGTCTTCGTTTTTAGCTTTAGGCCTCTAAAGATGTTGAGCCGCCCCTGGTGCTTGGTATATTGATTTTTAGAAAAAAGAGTGTGCACATGTTGTATATTTCAAGAATAGATACCAAATTATTTGGGAGTCATCAAGTTCCATTCTTCTTTAGCATGTTTGTTGAGTTATTTGATTGTGTCAAGTCAGATATCTAATTGGCCAATCCTATGCCGAATTTAGgtcaaaagagaataattgatgcACAAGGAGCCTTAGACATCTCACCACATCATTCTGACGTAATTTGGCCATGGCATATTCCTTGCATCTTGTAGTTTTCAGCAATGGGAAATGGAATCAACGTGAAAGCAGAGACTGGTGATAATGGAAGAAAAAGACAGACAAATCCAAGAAAGAGAATCGGATGACGACACTGAATTTTTTTCCTCCCGTGCAAAGATTCCATTATCTGCCACTTCGACAACGAGGACGGCTCCAGTACCCGTGCGAGTTTCCCATGATTCGGCGCAAGGGATTGGAGATTTTGGCCTTTCAATCCATCCTCGTGCAGCAAGCCTTGGATCCGGCATCGAACTCTACAAGACCCATCGTAGTGGATTTTTCCAACTGTCATTGATGACTTCGAGGTTTTATTTGTTGAGGTCCGTATGGTTCACTTACCTCCATGagagatattatttttatttttatctttaataatGAGCCATGATGCCGATTGGGAATCTGATCATTGAGTTTTACATATCATCATGATGTCAACTAGAACTCAAGCGGAGCGAGACGTAGCTCCAGTTCACTTTATTTAATAATCGAGCAGATCTCAAGCTAGCTCATTTAGTTTCCAACCTAGCTCAACCATTCATAGGAACAACTTGTTTGAGAAATCTAGTGAAAGTTTAAAGCTCGCTCATTTAGTTTCCAACCTAGCTCAACTATTCATAGGAACAACTTGTTTGAGAAATCTAATGAAAGTTTAAAACTATCGGAGACTTTCATCTATCTAATCAAAAGTAACAATCTCAAGATTCTTGGCTATGTTTTATTCTGATAATCAAAATACATTCTGCTCCCTGTAATAtagattaatttataataaataactgtaaattatataattataaaataaatatttatatagataaaaaattaaaatcatataaattatttataaattatttcaaGCCCATTCGAATTGAGCTCGTGTGAACTTAGCGTAGCTTAACTCATTTCTTAATTGGACGAACTGAACCAAGTTAGATTATGAATAGCTTACTCGATCGTCAATCTCATTGTCATCATCTAACCGATGATTTTGAAGATATGATataatgatttttttcttcaaaatatataataattattttatttttcctaaGATCTGAAATGTTTTTGTTAAGATAATATAATCATACAACCATGCACCCTAGCCTAATGCCAGGGATTAGAGATCCCATCAACTTCCTCGAAAGATACAAAATCCCAACTTCCTAAAAAGCACCTTGATTTGTTTGTTATTTAAACTAGCTCTTTAATGCACCTCTTTTTTTTCCTAGGAGAACTATGTTAAATTTCTCCTACCAAGAAAACTTTAGGGTTAATTATGCTTTTAATCCTTCAAATTTAAGCCAGATTTTTAATAAGTTCTTAAACTTTAAAAAGCTCaaatttaatcatttttttaaactattttaattCGGTCCTTCCTCTAGATTCTAGCCACTTTCTTTCACAAGAAGTTCCTATTGGTATTAATCGATAATTACATGGTTTACTAAATAACAAAAGCCACTTAGATAAGTAATTACGTGGTCAATTAGTGATAATATCGTATATGGATGATGATATGGCATAtcagatgaaaattttattttgatgatgcagcATAAAGGTGATGATTGGCATATGGACGATGGTGTACATAGTATAGAATTTTTTGCCCACAAGTATCTAGTCATCAAATGTCATAtcatcatctatatgccatatcatCATCCATATATCATGTTatcattcatatatcatataaaaaaatatttatgaaacttAAAGGACCAAAAATATAGTTTATCGTATATGGATGATGATATGGCATCTGCAAACAAAATTTTTACCTCAAAAGTATCCAATCATCGAGTATCATAcaatcacctatatgccatatcatcacccatatatataaaaatattgttGAAACTTAGAGGATCAAAAACATAATTTATGATACATAGATAATAATGTGGTATATAGGTGATGATGTGGCATATGTACGGGCTACAAaagttttttacctaaaaaatatCTGGCCATCGAGTGCCACATCATCATCTATATGCCACATCATTGCCCATATACTGTCACACCCCAAATTCAGGATATAACACGGCCATACTACTGAGAGGtatagcccacgataacacgaagccaatcaatcataatcaactaaaattcttcataaataaaatataataaaaattttaatttcattattcatcaaataattaaatcaatattggttTAGAGTATCTAAATTCAAAAACAAGTACCAACCCAAATCTCAACATTCGTAAATagataactacaaattcatgatcataaaataaactaaactttagctatcaaattttcaagcttgctgcGCAAATCCTCAAGCTTAAATCCTTCATTGGTCCTAATATTTTTTCctctgcaaaagaaaaaaaaataaaaaggtgtgAGCTATATTAGCTCAACAAGTAGAACTGACACTTTCTTATCAGATtaagtataaatttttttatgataatgtaatatttaaaaaataataaatattataaaaataaatattttataaaatatataataaaataaattataaattagatcatgtttgtataaattatgaatatttcataaatatgaatcataaattattcttatcatgtattcgtatcatgtttaaaaatattactcacagatattcgtgttaaggtcactattatacccgtgacacgATCATATTTTCTAATTGACAGAATTTTTGtttcatatgccaactttatatccattgatgggaccatgtttcgtgtggatgctagctccagatgtcgacCTTCTCATAGAAAtttattcatagctatctgagaggttttgaaatctttatatctttttcttaaaacatacatatacataggtgGAAAAATTATAAAACTCATACTTCATAACtatactattttcataaaacatattCATGGAATCAATACTCATAacaaaacatactttttcatatcacatatgtcgattcttattttatgaaaaatatgatttcattaacAGTAATTATTTGTATAGAAAATATGAttacttaaaaataaataaggagcataaaatctACTTACCTCACTCGccttagatctttagacttcgttagaagaatcgaTTAATCCTattcaaatattaaaaatataattaattttttattcgatgaatttaatagaattaaatcataagaaaatagAACTGTTAATCAGATCTAAGCAACTCGATTAAGAAATCATGGAGCATAGATTGGATTAAGACCAAAATCGatcaatagagttcatcaatAGTAGATTTCAAAGATACCAAACATGTCCGATATAGGTTTGATATATGGCACGAATATCAAAGTAGATTCAAGTCATTTTATCGGACTTAACATTGGTTCTTAGAAGAGGAAGACATGATTCAATATAGGATCCAAaagtcttcttagagagagaaagtaggtgaagagaaaaaatggagagaatcttcgtatttcTCAAAAGAAAAATCTATGATCACAATCATTGAGGACATGTCATGATGGCTCTATAGGGATTAATGGTAATTAGATCTATAAATATATGGTAAGGATCAGAATGTGATCGACAAACTGCACGGATATCAAAGTGAGTctgaatttttttgaaaagattGTCTTAGATTTATACTGGGGCCCATAGattagtagagagagaaagaggaagtagagagagaaggagagagagataagTGAGAGAGAgaacttctctctctctttttttcttttcttttttttttcttccttttccttctttctttctttctttggccAAATAGGGAGGAATATGGGTGGGGGCTGGTGGTTCTTGGCCAGAAGACCAGCAATGGGCAGCGGCAGTAGGATGGGACAGAGAACACCCAACGACGAGGATCAGTCGACAAAGAAAATTATgggaaaatcatgaaaaataggagATCTGCCCCTTTTCTTGAAATTTCTTCGATCATCAGTCGATCATCGACAGCCATGATCCTCAGCGAAGATAGATATAGAGGTGGGGTCATGTTCTAGAGGTGTGACACTACGGGCAACGGCGTCGGTGGTTGAAAATAAGGAAGAGGGGGCTTGATCGAACAGGAAAAACTAAGCTTTTATGCTTTTGTGGGTTTTTCAGCCAATTTGGCGGCTGGCGAGGGTGCGCAATACCATGAGgaggggaagaaagagagaaaggagggcctGGGCTTACCTCAGGCTCCGATGACTTCTCTGATAGGGATTTTGGATGGGCACGGTGAGAGCATCTGCGACTTCAACAAGAAAAACAAggagaaggaaaaaggaaaatcAATGTTTGTCGTGGCCGGCTTTGGCAGAGGGAGGAGGAGATTTATAAGGTGGAGAGGAGGTCGAATCCTTTTCGAATTTGCCTTCCTTTCTGATGGGTTCACACGGAAGAAGACGTCCAGCGAGAGTCTTTaacgtttttttttttattttgttgttgttgttgttatttttCTTGTCATGCCCTAAGATTCGTGCAAAGAGAATTTTGGACTGGGTATCACATTCtatccctctaaaaaaaatttcatcctcgaaacttgGCATACTTGAGATCTTAAACATTGAAAATACATAACCTTTATGCTATCCTTAAGCTTCCAAATTATCTATTTATTCCATGAGTCCtcaacataaataattttatcgtaTTTCGAAACTAAATATTTTCTATCCATTAAATAATGAATTTCTTTAATCTCTTAATTTtggattaaaatttcataattccTTTCCTATGAAATTATTTGCTCCTAACTAATTTCACATGAGAATCATAATCGACCCTagctatttttaataaatatgaaAAAATCTGAAACATTAGATGCTCACCATAATCTATAACCTTCTTTATCCTTTTAACTTTATATATGATGTgacaattaaatttttattatagaaaatcctcaaatccattcaaacaaatgaagtaataatatcaaaaataagaaaaaaatatttagattcaAAACATTCTACATCCAAGCTCAACCAAGAAATATCAATCCACTAACCTTACACTTAAGatgctcaaaatttttttgaccattTCTATAACAAAAGAACCAATTACCGAAGATAGTATTGCAACATCTAAACGAGCCCAAAAATCAATAACCTTATCCTTTCATTTGTCATTGATGGTCTTTTTTTACAAAAGTCAAATGTTCATTCATATCACTTATTGCATTAGTATTTTTAACTAGTTTTAGTATAATTCAACTACTGCACTTTTATTATGCACTCTGATATGAACCCATTGAATTCTCCAAGGCTATCGGATGAATCCTGGCAAAAGATCCaacctttcaatttttttttatagatagaaGTAAAACAAAGCTTTAAGTTTCTTTGTTTTAACTATTCCTCGAGTGTactatatcaaaattaaatcttgatccacttttatATTTGGAATCATTGCATAAGCTTGCACATACTCATTTAGAATCCaatacatatataattaatttggagTGAGTTAATTCTAGATTTACCTAACAATCATTAGGACGATTTCAAGCCTATCTTTTTTTGTAAAATGATTAACTCAAATCTCTAACAAATTAGAAAATCTTAAGTCGATATCATTATGAGTAAAATCAATTCGGTTATTTCTCTGGGAGCTTCTTTCATCAtaatccttaatattaatcaataaatccaccaAAGTCTCGTCCCTCAAATATCAATCTCATATAAGTCTCCCAAAACTAATTCCTTCtttaaattcaacaacaataacAAAATTCTTTAGATCAGCTTAGAAATCTAAACTTTAACTTATAATAATTAATACACCACAATATCTTCAACAAACATAAAGAAGATCAAGTAATCCAATCCAGCAAtagatcaaatatatattttcattTATATACAAGTTTCATATATGATTCTCTTATAGGTTCAACGTTCAAAACTATTTCTCTCTTGTATGATACAATTTTCTTTTCTTAGGTCACATCCCAAAAGCTTCCTTCCCAAAATTGTAATGATCAGACAATCAACATCAAAAGTCACAAGATCTTCACTATATCGAgtttagaattttaaaattatctaaataGCAATTGAATAGGTATATACAACATAATATAACTTATCGAAATAACATTCTATATTCAAAGATCAACACCTCTTAAATTTATATCAAACGTACTTATTGAAATTCAAgacataactcatcaattctattatatacACCATATGCCACTAAATAAATTCTATTATAATGTATATTGACCTAAAATCCAATCTTTGAATCCTTTAAGCTACATCGATCATGTCTCTAGTGAGCATAATCTTATACTCAAATATCATTGAAGTTACAattcttaatgatcataacctaagctctgatattacttatatcatatcctaatcacttaatCTACAGTCTTAAGTAATcataacttaggctctgataccataaaatgtcacactTCAAATTCAAGACATAACAcgaccatgctaccgagggatacaGCCCACGATAATACgaaatcaatcaatcataatcaactaaaattcttcataaataaaaatataataaaaaatttaattttattatttaacaaataattaaatcaatattgatTCGGAGTATCtcaatccaaaagcaagtaccaactCAAATCTCAACATTCGTAAATagataactacaaattcatgatcataaaataaactaaactttcactaccaaattttcaagcttgctacgtAGATCTTCAGCTTAAATCCTTCATCGATCCTAActttttttttctgtaaaaaaaaaataaaaataaaaaagtatgagctacactagctcagtaagtagaactGGTACTTCCTTaccagatcaagcataagtttttctatgata contains these protein-coding regions:
- the LOC105045981 gene encoding taxadiene 5-alpha hydroxylase; translation: MSGCLYIHGVGLHHNYNCDHFSAPPATMLTPFQLCNLGLPSLILIVVTLASSYRYFFGCRRRRDLAGKNVPPGSFGFPVVGESWSFVRALRENKGSEWIQRRVAKHGPVFKTSLMGCPTVVITGRAGNKFVFSCGGEVLSMKQPPSVVRVTGSQNFVELTGMRYKIMKGALMSFLRPENLQDYIGRMDVLVKHLLLGETKGKNTILAVPFMRKLTFKVTCSLLFGLHHESTNEAFFEDFSKTFKGLWAFPLSLPGTTYHQALQARSRITECMLPVLQRRKEQLIEGTVTPKDDIISSLLTLRDENNEPFGEEAVVDTFVALLIAGHDTTATLLSLMVWKLARDSKIYNKVWEEQMGIVREREDETQGKLSWSEVQKMRYTWRVAQELMRMVPPVFGNFRKTLKDISFEGCDIPKGWQILWEASGTHMNKDIFEDPNNFDPSRFENLSKPIPPFAYIPFGAGHRKCIGNEFARIEALVTMHHLITNFEWSQLIPDESITYQPMPYPSKDLPIMLKPRKLSELCDLLKT